In Spirochaeta thermophila DSM 6578, the following proteins share a genomic window:
- a CDS encoding tetratricopeptide repeat protein encodes MRLRIIPVCAALFLVVISMGCRTTQPAETVLPEEELPYQAISYFVELGRPEDAIKAFEEASARAPEDPETRLLYVNLLLMAGKETEAEAELSRLLEEYPDHVGALYTLALLEGARGREEEHRRLLERVLALDPHHTGARAALGELLLSKKQYARAEKEFTTVLEEDPGDLVALVGLGNVYLRTRKAEKAAEVLTQAIRQAPDYPFAYADRARAWQMLDEPEKAEQDISRAIELDPGFSWHYYDRARILISEGQMDRALEDLSRAILLDPSNFLAYVYRARIYDGKEMMKEACSDYARALELRPDYYYIYVPYAVTLYHEKDYRGAAVYFDKGFDAYPSEYPLILLAATAYKRAGDDRMMRDYLTRRMPQIPRDSIYYFVARYYLEGKGDSLVLTRLRDIADKVERTRVYFFLGIMAEEEGHPRLAQTYFTEVADNPSLRAIEGRMASWEMEKYR; translated from the coding sequence ATGAGACTGCGGATCATTCCGGTCTGCGCGGCGTTGTTTCTGGTGGTGATCTCGATGGGCTGCAGGACGACACAGCCCGCCGAGACCGTGCTGCCCGAGGAGGAGCTCCCCTATCAGGCGATCAGCTACTTCGTGGAACTCGGCAGGCCCGAGGACGCCATCAAGGCCTTCGAGGAGGCCTCCGCCCGTGCTCCGGAAGATCCCGAGACGCGACTCCTCTACGTGAACCTCCTCCTCATGGCGGGGAAGGAGACGGAGGCCGAGGCGGAGCTCTCACGGCTCCTCGAGGAGTACCCCGACCACGTGGGGGCCCTCTACACCCTCGCCCTCCTCGAGGGTGCCCGGGGCAGAGAAGAGGAACACCGACGTCTCCTCGAGCGCGTCCTGGCTCTGGATCCCCATCACACGGGTGCGAGAGCCGCGCTCGGCGAGCTCCTTCTCTCGAAGAAACAGTACGCACGGGCCGAGAAGGAGTTCACCACGGTTCTCGAGGAAGATCCCGGGGACCTGGTGGCCCTCGTAGGACTCGGCAACGTGTACCTCAGGACCAGGAAGGCCGAGAAGGCGGCCGAGGTGCTCACCCAGGCGATCCGGCAGGCGCCCGACTATCCTTTCGCCTATGCCGACAGGGCGAGGGCCTGGCAGATGCTGGATGAGCCCGAGAAGGCGGAGCAGGACATCTCACGGGCGATCGAACTCGATCCGGGGTTCTCATGGCACTACTACGACCGCGCGAGGATCCTCATCTCGGAGGGACAGATGGATCGGGCCCTGGAGGATCTCTCACGCGCGATCCTCCTGGATCCTTCCAATTTTCTCGCCTATGTCTACAGGGCGAGGATATACGACGGCAAGGAGATGATGAAGGAGGCCTGCAGCGACTATGCCCGGGCCCTGGAGCTCAGGCCGGACTACTATTACATCTACGTCCCTTACGCGGTGACGCTCTACCATGAAAAGGACTACCGAGGGGCTGCGGTGTACTTCGACAAGGGGTTCGATGCGTACCCCTCCGAATACCCTCTGATCCTCCTTGCGGCCACGGCCTACAAGCGTGCCGGGGACGACCGGATGATGCGGGACTATCTCACCCGGAGGATGCCTCAGATCCCCCGGGACTCCATCTACTACTTCGTGGCGCGTTACTACCTCGAGGGGAAGGGTGACAGCCTGGTCCTCACCAGGCTTCGGGACATAGCGGACAAGGTCGAGAGGACGAGGGTGTACTTCTTCCTGGGGATCATGGCCGAAGAGGAGGGGCATCCACGGCTCGCCCAGACCTACTTCACCGAGGTGGCGGACAACCCGTCCCTCCGGGCGATCGAGGGAAGGATGGCGTCGTGGGAGATGGAGAAGTACCGATGA
- a CDS encoding DHH family phosphoesterase, translated as MRVSELLDVLVPGVPVCVLVHDYPDHDAVASAAGLVWLLSRRGWEAQVVYRGMLESESLKEALSRYPVPLSSLDGVDETSVQFVVVDGFYGSGHVPSVGGKVMGVIDHHEPEAFPPPEGIPFVDVRPSYGACASIVYEYLRDLDLSPPSWLATFLMLAILMDTEFLARGVSPAEMDALAGLYRKGDLSEATGILSNSLVIEDLPVLSGMWRRLELSPPGAFVFVDGPARSEVMAVMGDLILRFREITCVFLCARDGDGYRISVRSEDGRLPAWMVVRRVLEGYGVGGGHVHMGGGRVDAGVWPGEKAMRERFISVVKELV; from the coding sequence ATGAGGGTGTCCGAGCTCCTGGACGTGCTCGTTCCGGGTGTGCCGGTGTGCGTCCTGGTGCACGACTATCCCGACCATGATGCGGTGGCCTCGGCTGCAGGACTGGTGTGGCTCCTTTCGCGGAGGGGGTGGGAGGCGCAGGTGGTTTACAGGGGGATGCTGGAGAGTGAATCGCTCAAGGAAGCGCTCTCCCGCTATCCCGTGCCGCTTTCGTCCCTCGACGGGGTGGACGAGACGAGTGTCCAGTTCGTGGTGGTGGACGGGTTCTATGGAAGCGGCCACGTGCCCTCCGTGGGCGGGAAGGTGATGGGAGTGATCGACCACCACGAACCGGAGGCGTTTCCCCCGCCTGAGGGGATTCCCTTCGTGGATGTGAGGCCTTCGTACGGGGCGTGCGCCTCCATCGTGTACGAGTATCTCCGGGATCTCGACCTCTCCCCCCCCTCCTGGCTCGCGACGTTCCTCATGCTCGCCATCCTCATGGACACCGAGTTCCTGGCAAGGGGTGTCTCGCCTGCGGAGATGGACGCCCTCGCCGGGCTCTATAGAAAGGGAGATCTCTCCGAGGCGACGGGTATCCTTTCCAATTCGCTCGTGATCGAGGACCTTCCTGTGCTCTCCGGGATGTGGCGCAGGCTCGAGTTGTCTCCGCCGGGGGCCTTCGTGTTCGTGGATGGGCCGGCGAGGAGCGAGGTCATGGCGGTCATGGGGGACCTCATCCTCCGGTTCAGGGAGATCACCTGCGTCTTCCTCTGTGCGAGGGACGGGGACGGCTACAGGATCTCGGTGAGGAGCGAGGACGGGCGGCTGCCGGCCTGGATGGTGGTACGCCGGGTGCTCGAGGGGTATGGTGTGGGAGGAGGACACGTCCACATGGGTGGGGGACGGGTGGATGCAGGGGTGTGGCCGGGCGAGA